A genome region from Geminicoccus roseus DSM 18922 includes the following:
- a CDS encoding TAT-variant-translocated molybdopterin oxidoreductase: MSGSRRILAEHPAAAPIRDRLRGRTGRSFWRSLDELSGSQDFRDYLAAEFPSLAPAAGQVDRRSVLKVMAASLALGGLAGCDGEPDEKALPYVEAPEFVTPGNPKWYATAVTSQGYAQPVLGKTHVGRPVKLEGNDVHPVARGAIDAFTQAALLGLYDPDRSAAPRHLGRTATWDALDRALVEQAGRLDASGGRGLRLLTGTVTSPTLSRQIDALLQRWPLARWHVDEPVNADRRHEAARIVFGRPLDLHLRLDLAEVVVALDDDLLGPGPRQVLHNRLWAERRAAFQRRDGGSRLFMAEPTPSITGAVAEDRLVAGPARIPALVRALAEALGIEAGPPHTLAEPERTWVDKAAAALVERPGRALVSVGPHLPAEWQALALLINERLDALGATLACTEPVAARLAGSGHSLEALIDEMAAGRVEALVVLGCNPAYASAAELDVASRMEKVPFRLHGGLHYDETAARCHWHAPLQHELESWSDARAVDGTVSIIQPLVRPFHAVRSPHELVDRLGGQQRAGHAIVQETWRARWGQAFEGRWRSALYRGFVEDSAAPLLHPAVTGRPSLPAEDDVPAGDLVLALRPDPTVWDGRHADNAWLQELPKPLTKMTWGNPVLVSPRLAAERGLRTGDEVQVGHGGRAIIGPVWVMPGQDERTVTLTFGYGRSRSGRVGQGLGYDAYRLRGIADPWHLDGATLVATGHHQEIATTQLHQAMDGFDFVRTVDPAELPEVLPSGSAATIARDEAPNPTLYPERHWDSPSWGMSIDVDLCTGCNACVVACVAENNIPMVGKELVAAGREMHWLRVDHYHEGDPDAPRSYFQPVPCMHCEDAPCEMGCPVNATVHSPEGLNLQVYNRCIGTRTCSSFCPYKVRRFNWFDYTGDDPESLQAMRNPDVTVRDRGVMEKCTYCIQRISAARIAAKIEGRPIQDGEVVTACQQACLTRAIVFGDVVDPDTKVSRRKAQARDYSLLEEANTRPRTTYLAKIEKAEGSS, from the coding sequence GTGAGCGGGTCCAGGCGCATCTTGGCAGAGCATCCCGCCGCCGCCCCGATCCGCGACCGGCTGCGCGGCCGCACCGGCCGCTCGTTCTGGCGCAGCCTGGACGAGCTCTCGGGCAGCCAGGATTTCCGGGACTACCTGGCCGCCGAGTTCCCTTCCCTGGCGCCGGCGGCAGGACAGGTCGACCGGCGCTCGGTCCTCAAGGTCATGGCGGCGTCCCTGGCGCTGGGCGGGCTTGCCGGCTGCGACGGCGAGCCCGACGAGAAGGCGCTGCCTTACGTGGAAGCGCCGGAGTTCGTCACGCCCGGCAACCCGAAATGGTACGCCACCGCCGTCACCAGCCAGGGCTATGCCCAGCCGGTGCTGGGCAAGACCCATGTCGGCCGGCCGGTGAAGCTGGAGGGCAACGACGTCCACCCGGTTGCCAGGGGCGCCATCGATGCGTTCACCCAGGCGGCCCTGCTGGGACTCTACGACCCGGACCGCTCCGCGGCACCCCGCCATCTGGGCCGCACCGCCACCTGGGACGCGCTGGATCGCGCCCTCGTGGAGCAGGCCGGCCGGCTGGACGCGAGCGGCGGCCGGGGCCTGCGCCTCCTGACCGGCACGGTCACCTCGCCCACCCTGTCCCGCCAGATCGACGCGCTCCTGCAGCGCTGGCCCCTGGCGCGCTGGCATGTGGACGAGCCCGTGAACGCCGACCGCCGCCACGAGGCGGCCCGGATCGTGTTCGGCAGGCCGCTCGACCTGCATCTGCGCCTGGACCTGGCCGAGGTGGTGGTCGCCCTGGACGACGACCTGCTGGGGCCCGGCCCCCGCCAGGTCCTGCACAACCGGCTCTGGGCCGAGCGGCGCGCGGCGTTCCAGCGTCGCGACGGCGGCTCCCGGCTGTTCATGGCGGAACCCACCCCCTCGATCACCGGCGCCGTGGCCGAGGACCGGCTGGTCGCTGGGCCGGCGCGCATCCCCGCCCTCGTCCGCGCCCTGGCCGAGGCGCTGGGCATCGAGGCGGGCCCGCCGCACACGCTCGCCGAACCGGAGCGCACCTGGGTGGATAAGGCGGCCGCCGCCCTGGTTGAGCGGCCCGGCCGGGCACTGGTGAGCGTCGGCCCGCACCTTCCCGCCGAGTGGCAGGCTTTGGCCCTCCTGATCAACGAGCGGCTGGACGCACTCGGCGCCACCCTGGCCTGCACCGAGCCGGTGGCGGCACGGCTGGCCGGATCCGGCCATTCGCTGGAGGCGCTCATCGACGAGATGGCGGCCGGGCGGGTGGAAGCCCTGGTGGTGCTCGGCTGCAACCCGGCCTATGCCAGCGCCGCTGAGCTGGATGTCGCCTCCCGGATGGAGAAAGTGCCGTTCCGCCTGCATGGGGGGCTGCACTACGACGAGACCGCTGCGCGCTGCCACTGGCACGCGCCTTTGCAGCACGAGCTGGAGAGCTGGAGCGATGCCCGGGCGGTCGACGGCACGGTCAGCATCATCCAGCCGCTGGTCCGCCCGTTCCACGCGGTCCGCTCGCCGCACGAGCTGGTCGACCGCCTGGGCGGGCAGCAGCGCGCCGGGCATGCGATCGTTCAGGAGACCTGGCGGGCGCGCTGGGGCCAGGCGTTCGAGGGCCGCTGGCGCAGCGCCCTGTATCGCGGCTTCGTCGAGGACAGCGCCGCTCCCCTGCTCCACCCGGCCGTCACCGGCCGTCCGTCGCTGCCGGCAGAGGACGACGTGCCGGCCGGCGATCTGGTCCTGGCGCTGCGGCCGGATCCCACCGTCTGGGACGGGCGCCATGCCGACAATGCCTGGCTGCAGGAGCTGCCCAAGCCGCTCACCAAGATGACCTGGGGCAACCCCGTCCTGGTCAGCCCGAGGCTCGCCGCCGAGCGTGGCCTCCGGACCGGCGACGAGGTGCAGGTCGGCCATGGCGGGCGCGCGATCATCGGGCCGGTCTGGGTGATGCCCGGCCAGGACGAGCGCACGGTGACCCTGACCTTCGGCTACGGGCGCAGCCGCTCCGGGCGGGTCGGCCAGGGCCTGGGCTACGATGCCTACCGGCTGCGCGGGATCGCCGATCCCTGGCACCTGGACGGCGCCACCCTGGTCGCCACCGGCCATCACCAGGAGATCGCCACCACCCAGCTCCACCAGGCGATGGACGGATTCGACTTCGTGCGCACCGTCGATCCGGCGGAGCTGCCGGAGGTACTGCCTTCCGGCAGCGCCGCCACCATCGCCCGGGACGAGGCCCCCAATCCCACCCTTTATCCGGAGCGCCATTGGGACAGCCCGTCCTGGGGCATGTCGATCGACGTCGACTTATGCACCGGCTGCAATGCCTGCGTGGTCGCCTGCGTCGCCGAGAACAACATCCCGATGGTCGGCAAGGAACTGGTGGCGGCGGGCCGCGAGATGCACTGGCTGCGGGTCGACCACTACCACGAGGGCGACCCGGACGCGCCCCGCTCCTATTTCCAGCCGGTCCCCTGCATGCATTGCGAGGACGCGCCCTGCGAGATGGGCTGCCCGGTGAATGCCACCGTGCACAGTCCCGAGGGGCTGAACCTGCAGGTCTACAACCGCTGCATCGGCACGCGCACCTGCTCGTCCTTCTGTCCCTACAAGGTCCGCCGCTTCAACTGGTTCGACTATACCGGCGACGACCCGGAATCGCTTCAGGCGATGCGCAACCCGGACGTGACGGTGCGCGACCGGGGCGTGATGGAGAAGTGCACCTACTGCATCCAGCGGATCAGTGCTGCCCGGATCGCGGCCAAGATCGAGGGGCGGCCGATCCAGGACGGCGAGGTGGTGACCGCCTGCCAGCAGGCCTGCCTGACCCGCGCCATCGTGTTCGGCGACGTGGTCGACCCGGACACGAAGGTCAGCCGCCGCAAGGCGCAAGCGCGCGACTACAGCCTGCTGGAGGAAGCCAACACCCGGCCGCGCACCACCTATCTGGCGAAGATCGAGAAGGCGGAGGGATCGTCGTGA
- the nrfD gene encoding NrfD/PsrC family molybdoenzyme membrane anchor subunit, translating into MSDDAIAAPAGRYAEITEEITRIPLNYPDPRAWWISFGLASSLLLLFFVSVGVLFWNGVGVWGNNIPVNWGLAISNYVWFLGIGHAGTLISALLLLLSAHWRNSLNRFAEAMTLVAVLCAGLYPILHLGRPWLFYWMAPYPNTMTIWPQFRSPLTWDFFAVLTYLIVSLLFWYIGIVPDLAATRDRAKKRRAQVFYGLFSLGWRGSARHWHRWRQSYRLTAAIAVPLVVSVHSEISLLFAAGPIPGWNSTVFPPYFVLGAAFSGFAVVAMIAVALRHALRLYDLVTPRHFDLLGKLLLTTGLMTAYGYWAEVFDVLYAGGKQEMATLIDRLWGDYAWSYWGAVLANFLPLQLLWFSFARRSPLLLFLIGLSVTVGMWFERYMLLVTSLYRDYLVSSFGGYHASFWEWALFAGMLGVFMVPFLLFVRFLPVISAAEIKEALFEDQGRADA; encoded by the coding sequence GTGAGCGACGACGCCATCGCCGCGCCCGCCGGGCGCTATGCCGAGATCACCGAGGAAATCACCCGGATCCCCCTGAACTACCCGGATCCCCGGGCCTGGTGGATCAGCTTCGGCCTGGCTTCAAGCCTTCTCCTGCTGTTCTTCGTCTCGGTGGGCGTCTTGTTCTGGAACGGGGTGGGGGTGTGGGGCAACAACATCCCGGTCAACTGGGGCCTCGCGATCTCCAACTATGTCTGGTTCCTGGGGATCGGCCATGCGGGCACGCTGATCTCGGCGCTGCTGCTGCTCCTGAGCGCGCACTGGCGCAACTCGCTCAACCGCTTCGCCGAGGCGATGACCCTGGTCGCGGTGCTCTGCGCCGGCCTCTACCCGATCCTGCATCTGGGCCGGCCCTGGCTGTTCTACTGGATGGCCCCTTATCCCAACACCATGACGATCTGGCCGCAGTTCCGCAGCCCGCTCACCTGGGACTTCTTTGCGGTCCTGACCTACCTGATCGTCTCGCTGCTGTTCTGGTACATCGGGATCGTCCCCGACCTGGCCGCCACCCGCGACCGGGCGAAGAAGCGCCGCGCCCAGGTCTTCTACGGCCTGTTCTCGCTGGGCTGGCGCGGCTCCGCCCGCCACTGGCATCGCTGGCGGCAGAGCTACCGGCTCACCGCCGCCATCGCCGTGCCGCTGGTGGTCTCGGTGCATTCGGAGATCTCGCTCCTGTTCGCCGCCGGGCCGATCCCCGGCTGGAACTCCACCGTGTTCCCGCCCTATTTCGTGCTGGGCGCGGCGTTCTCCGGCTTCGCGGTGGTGGCGATGATCGCCGTCGCCCTGCGCCATGCGCTGCGCCTCTACGATCTGGTCACGCCCCGCCATTTCGACCTGCTCGGCAAGCTGCTGCTCACCACCGGCCTGATGACCGCCTACGGCTACTGGGCGGAAGTGTTCGACGTGCTCTATGCCGGCGGGAAGCAGGAGATGGCCACGCTGATCGACCGCCTCTGGGGCGACTATGCCTGGAGCTATTGGGGCGCCGTCCTCGCCAACTTCCTGCCCCTGCAGCTCCTGTGGTTCTCCTTTGCCCGGCGCAGCCCGCTGCTCCTGTTCCTGATCGGCCTCTCCGTCACGGTCGGCATGTGGTTCGAGCGCTACATGCTGCTGGTGACCAGCCTGTACCGCGACTACCTGGTCTCGTCGTTTGGCGGGTACCACGCGAGCTTCTGGGAATGGGCGCTGTTCGCCGGGATGCTCGGCGTCTTCATGGTGCCGTTCCTCCTGTTCGTGCGCTTCCTGCCGGTGATCTCCGCCGCGGAGATCAAGGAGGCGCTGTTCGAGGACCAGGGGCGCGCGGATGCGTGA
- a CDS encoding DUF3341 domain-containing protein: MREPGAHTEAFGLLAEFDRAERLIESVKRARAAGFRRIDAYAPFMVDGLSEALDFRDNRVPWLTLAGGVLGAAVGYGMQVYTNLDYPLDIGGRPLLAPQAFLLITFELMVLFAVLFSIGGMLVLNHLPRLHHPLFSVDAFHLASSDKFFLVVFSTDPKFHQERTRAFLEELDPVRVDLVEHTEEPE; the protein is encoded by the coding sequence ATGCGTGAGCCCGGCGCCCATACCGAGGCTTTCGGCCTGCTCGCCGAGTTCGACCGGGCCGAGCGCCTGATCGAGAGCGTGAAGCGCGCGCGCGCCGCAGGCTTCCGGCGGATCGACGCCTATGCGCCGTTCATGGTCGACGGCCTGTCCGAGGCGCTGGACTTCCGCGACAACCGCGTCCCCTGGCTGACCCTGGCGGGCGGCGTGCTCGGCGCGGCCGTGGGCTACGGGATGCAGGTCTACACCAACCTGGACTATCCGCTCGACATCGGCGGCCGGCCCTTGCTGGCGCCGCAGGCCTTCCTGCTGATCACCTTCGAGCTCATGGTCCTGTTCGCGGTGCTGTTCTCGATCGGCGGGATGCTGGTCCTCAACCACCTGCCGCGCCTGCACCATCCCCTGTTCAGCGTGGACGCCTTCCACCTGGCGAGCTCGGACAAGTTCTTCCTGGTCGTGTTCAGCACCGACCCGAAATTCCACCAGGAGCGGACCCGCGCCTTTCTGGAGGAACTGGACCCGGTGCGGGTCGACCTGGTCGAGCATACCGAGGAGCCGGAATGA
- a CDS encoding c-type cytochrome, which translates to MSARLLAALLLALALPGCDEMDQQPRYDSYEESALFSDGKSLQSPPEGTLARDDPAWMAALAERPPMSQALLARGRERFGIYCAVCHDAAGYGRGTVPARGFPQPPSFHIQRLRQAPSAYFVDVITHGHGVMYSYADRVRPADRWAIAAYIRALQQSQDTDVARLGEAERARLAEAAHGE; encoded by the coding sequence ATGAGCGCCCGCCTCCTGGCCGCCCTCCTGCTGGCCCTGGCCCTGCCCGGCTGCGACGAGATGGACCAGCAGCCCCGCTACGACAGCTACGAGGAAAGCGCGCTGTTTTCCGACGGCAAGTCGCTGCAGTCGCCGCCCGAAGGCACGCTCGCCCGGGACGACCCGGCCTGGATGGCCGCTTTGGCCGAGCGCCCGCCCATGAGCCAGGCGCTGCTGGCGCGCGGCCGGGAGCGCTTCGGCATCTACTGTGCCGTCTGCCACGACGCCGCCGGCTACGGGCGCGGCACCGTGCCCGCCCGCGGCTTCCCCCAGCCGCCGAGCTTCCACATCCAGCGGCTGCGCCAGGCGCCCTCCGCCTATTTCGTGGACGTCATCACCCATGGCCACGGCGTGATGTACTCCTATGCCGACCGCGTGCGCCCGGCCGACCGCTGGGCGATCGCCGCCTATATCCGCGCCCTCCAGCAAAGCCAGGATACCGACGTCGCCAGGCTGGGCGAGGCGGAGCGGGCCCGGCTGGCGGAGGCCGCCCATGGTGAGTGA
- a CDS encoding SCO family protein — protein MTRLLALAFLLLASLPAGAFDPFAATGIDQIADAAVPLDRPFLDQSGRTVTLRELAGGKPLLLAPVLHDCPNICGVTLAGLAQAVRAQPYRPGEDFAIVAFGIDPKEGPALARRQLDRLARAFPAVAGQGSFALTGTQADIQAVTQAIGYRYAWDERIGQYAHVAAVALLTPDGRLARWLYGLSPDPTDLRLALTEAGQGRIGDWAEQVLLLCYHYDPQTGRYGPLVWTILRVGGTATALVGAGLIGWSLLRERRARRRAIGGRAP, from the coding sequence ATGACCCGCCTGCTCGCCCTGGCCTTCCTGCTGCTGGCCAGCCTACCGGCCGGGGCCTTCGACCCGTTCGCCGCCACCGGCATCGACCAGATCGCGGATGCCGCCGTCCCGCTCGACCGCCCGTTCCTGGACCAGTCCGGGCGCACGGTGACGCTGCGGGAGCTGGCGGGCGGCAAGCCGCTCCTGCTGGCGCCTGTCCTGCACGACTGCCCCAACATCTGCGGCGTGACCCTGGCCGGTCTGGCCCAGGCGGTGCGCGCGCAGCCCTACCGGCCGGGCGAGGACTTCGCGATCGTGGCGTTCGGCATCGACCCAAAGGAAGGCCCGGCCCTGGCGCGCCGGCAGCTGGACAGACTCGCCCGGGCCTTTCCCGCGGTGGCCGGCCAGGGCAGCTTCGCGCTCACCGGGACGCAGGCCGACATCCAGGCGGTCACTCAAGCGATCGGCTACCGCTACGCCTGGGACGAGCGGATCGGCCAGTACGCCCATGTCGCGGCAGTGGCCCTGCTCACCCCCGACGGCCGTCTCGCCCGCTGGCTCTACGGCCTCTCGCCCGACCCCACCGACCTGCGCCTGGCCCTGACCGAGGCCGGCCAGGGCCGGATCGGCGACTGGGCCGAGCAGGTCCTGCTGCTCTGCTACCATTACGACCCGCAGACCGGCCGCTACGGCCCGCTGGTCTGGACGATCCTGCGCGTCGGCGGCACCGCCACCGCGCTGGTCGGCGCCGGGCTGATCGGCTGGTCGCTGCTGCGCGAGCGGCGCGCCCGCCGCCGGGCAATCGGCGGCAGGGCGCCATGA
- the coxB gene encoding cytochrome c oxidase subunit II has protein sequence MSDFLALWPGRASAYGTQIDMLLGSFTVLVVLLSAPVFVLMVVFAVRYRRGRPADRKHPVNQKVGLEISWALVPFVLILGFYVWATDLFFELHHPPADALEIDVVAKQWMWKFQHPGGQGEIDELHVPAGQPVRLTMTSQDAIHSLFIPALRIKQDVLPGRYTSLWFEADQPGAYRMVCAEFCGTDHSVMGGRFVVLSPSDYAAWLEQGDVDLSLAAKGEILFRTRGCSGCHGPAATVHAPPLEDLYGQPVPLADGTVVIADEQYIRDSILLPQKQIAAGYPRIMPTFENVLGEDEVLQLVAYIKSRGATRWSDRP, from the coding sequence ATGAGCGACTTCCTCGCCTTGTGGCCCGGCCGCGCGTCCGCCTACGGCACCCAGATCGACATGCTGCTGGGCAGCTTCACCGTGCTGGTCGTGCTGCTCTCGGCCCCGGTGTTCGTGCTGATGGTGGTGTTCGCGGTCCGCTACCGGCGCGGCCGGCCCGCCGACCGCAAACATCCGGTCAACCAGAAGGTCGGCCTGGAGATTTCCTGGGCGCTGGTCCCGTTCGTGCTGATCCTGGGCTTCTATGTCTGGGCCACCGACCTGTTCTTCGAGCTGCACCACCCGCCCGCCGACGCGCTGGAGATCGACGTGGTCGCCAAGCAGTGGATGTGGAAGTTCCAGCACCCGGGCGGCCAGGGCGAGATCGACGAGCTGCACGTGCCGGCCGGCCAGCCGGTCCGGCTGACCATGACCTCGCAGGACGCGATCCACAGCCTGTTCATCCCGGCCCTGCGCATCAAGCAGGACGTGCTGCCCGGCCGCTACACGAGCTTGTGGTTCGAGGCCGACCAGCCGGGCGCCTACCGGATGGTCTGCGCCGAGTTCTGCGGCACCGACCATTCGGTGATGGGCGGACGGTTCGTGGTGCTGAGCCCGTCCGACTATGCCGCCTGGCTGGAGCAGGGCGACGTCGACCTGAGCCTGGCCGCAAAAGGCGAGATCCTGTTCCGCACTCGCGGCTGCAGCGGCTGCCACGGCCCGGCCGCCACCGTGCACGCCCCGCCCCTGGAGGATCTCTACGGCCAGCCGGTCCCGCTCGCGGACGGCACGGTGGTCATCGCCGACGAGCAGTACATCCGCGACAGCATCCTCCTGCCGCAAAAGCAGATCGCCGCCGGCTATCCCAGGATCATGCCGACCTTCGAGAACGTCCTGGGCGAGGACGAGGTTTTGCAGCTCGTGGCCTACATCAAGTCGCGGGGTGCGACCCGCTGGAGCGACCGGCCATGA
- a CDS encoding cytochrome c oxidase subunit I: MTDAATAADERPDEANLDDRGLSETGTEQASYLRAGHTLRSWLLTTDHKRIAILYLVSVTLFFFVGGLAAALVRIDLLTPQADLMTNEGYNRAFTLHGVIMVWFFLIPSIPNTFGNFLIPLMIGARDLAFPRLNLVSWYIFMIGGLFTIYVLVSGGVDTGWTFYTPLSTMFANGNVVLAATAVFVVGFSSILTGLNFIVTVHKLRCPGMTWGRLPLFVWSHYATSIILVLATPVLTITLALIAAERLFGLGIFDPALGGDPLLYQHLFWFYSHPAVYIMVLPALGVVSELVAAAARKPVFGYRFVAGSSIAIAVIGFLVWGHHMFVSGQSMYASAVFSFLSLAVAVPSGIKVYNWTATLYKGHISLDPPFLFAMGFIGLFVVGGLTGLVLAMLALDVHVHDTYFVVAHFHYIMVGGTVSAFFGALHYWWPKLIGRTYPLVWGRLSAIFIFLGFNMTFFPQFLLGYLGMPRRYHVYPAEFQVLHVMSSVGASILGLAYLLPFAYLFWSTRYGEPAGPNPWDVTGLEWTVPSPPPKHNFAEVPVVDGPPYDYHVEREPGA; encoded by the coding sequence ATGACCGACGCCGCCACCGCCGCCGACGAGCGCCCGGACGAGGCCAACCTCGACGACCGCGGCCTGTCGGAAACCGGCACCGAGCAGGCCAGCTACCTGCGCGCCGGCCACACCCTGCGCTCCTGGCTGCTCACCACCGACCACAAGCGGATCGCGATCCTCTATCTGGTCTCGGTCACCCTGTTCTTCTTCGTGGGCGGGCTCGCCGCCGCCCTGGTGCGCATCGACCTGCTCACCCCGCAGGCCGACCTGATGACCAACGAGGGCTACAACCGCGCCTTCACCCTGCACGGGGTGATCATGGTCTGGTTCTTCCTGATCCCCTCGATCCCCAACACCTTCGGCAACTTCCTGATCCCGCTGATGATCGGCGCCCGCGACCTGGCCTTCCCGCGCCTCAACCTGGTCAGCTGGTACATCTTCATGATCGGCGGGCTGTTCACCATCTACGTCCTGGTCTCCGGCGGGGTCGACACCGGCTGGACCTTCTACACCCCGCTCTCGACCATGTTCGCCAACGGCAACGTGGTGCTGGCCGCCACCGCCGTGTTCGTGGTGGGCTTCTCCTCGATCCTGACCGGCCTGAACTTCATCGTGACGGTGCATAAATTGCGCTGCCCCGGCATGACCTGGGGCCGCCTGCCGCTGTTCGTCTGGTCGCACTACGCGACCTCGATCATCCTGGTCCTGGCCACGCCGGTGCTCACCATCACCCTGGCCCTGATCGCGGCCGAGCGCCTGTTCGGCCTGGGCATCTTCGACCCGGCGCTGGGCGGCGACCCGCTGCTCTACCAGCACCTGTTCTGGTTCTACAGCCACCCGGCCGTCTACATCATGGTCCTGCCGGCCTTAGGGGTGGTCAGCGAGCTGGTCGCGGCCGCCGCGCGCAAGCCGGTGTTCGGCTACCGATTCGTGGCCGGCTCCTCGATCGCCATCGCGGTGATCGGCTTTCTGGTCTGGGGCCACCACATGTTCGTGTCCGGCCAGTCCATGTATGCCAGCGCGGTGTTCTCATTCCTGAGCCTGGCGGTGGCGGTGCCGTCCGGGATCAAGGTCTACAACTGGACCGCCACTCTCTACAAAGGCCACATCTCGCTCGACCCGCCCTTCCTGTTCGCCATGGGCTTCATCGGCCTGTTCGTGGTCGGCGGCCTGACCGGGCTGGTGCTGGCGATGCTGGCCCTCGACGTGCATGTCCACGACACCTACTTCGTGGTCGCCCATTTCCACTACATCATGGTCGGCGGCACCGTGTCGGCGTTCTTCGGGGCGCTGCACTACTGGTGGCCGAAGCTCATCGGGCGGACCTATCCCCTGGTCTGGGGCCGGCTCTCGGCGATCTTCATCTTCCTCGGCTTCAACATGACCTTCTTCCCCCAGTTCCTCTTAGGGTATCTGGGGATGCCGCGCCGCTACCACGTCTATCCGGCCGAGTTCCAGGTGCTGCACGTGATGTCCTCTGTGGGGGCCAGCATCCTGGGTCTCGCCTACCTCCTGCCGTTCGCCTACCTGTTCTGGTCGACCCGCTACGGCGAGCCGGCCGGCCCGAACCCCTGGGACGTGACCGGGCTGGAATGGACGGTCCCTTCGCCGCCGCCCAAGCACAACTTCGCCGAGGTCCCGGTGGTGGACGGGCCGCCCTACGACTACCACGTCGAGCGGGAACCGGGCGCATGA
- a CDS encoding cytochrome c oxidase subunit 3, which produces MSERVQVHEPFEAAPQQREADLMGMYVFLATEIMLFGGLCAVILIYRGLHPEEVVAASKKLHLWIGALNTVMLLTSSLAVAAAVQAARAARSGLAARCLAGAALLGLLFLGLKAVEYHAEYQEGLLPILSQPPTFSSPAQQLFMNLYLFATFLHALHLTIGVALVAGLAWRLHRQSLPLPQRLMTVQVAGLYWHLVDIVWVFLYPILYLAR; this is translated from the coding sequence ATGAGCGAGCGCGTCCAGGTCCATGAGCCCTTCGAGGCGGCCCCGCAGCAGCGCGAGGCCGACCTGATGGGCATGTATGTGTTCCTGGCCACCGAGATCATGCTGTTCGGCGGGCTGTGCGCGGTCATCCTGATCTATCGCGGCCTCCATCCCGAGGAGGTGGTCGCGGCCTCGAAGAAGCTGCATCTGTGGATCGGCGCCCTCAACACCGTGATGCTGCTGACCTCGAGCCTCGCCGTGGCCGCCGCGGTCCAGGCCGCCCGGGCCGCCCGTTCCGGCCTGGCCGCGCGCTGCCTGGCCGGCGCCGCCCTGCTGGGCCTGCTGTTCCTGGGCCTGAAGGCCGTCGAGTACCACGCCGAATACCAGGAAGGCCTGCTGCCGATCCTGAGCCAGCCGCCGACCTTCTCCAGCCCGGCCCAGCAGCTGTTCATGAACCTCTATCTGTTCGCCACCTTCCTGCACGCGCTCCACCTGACCATCGGCGTGGCCCTCGTCGCCGGCCTCGCCTGGCGCCTGCACCGCCAGAGCCTCCCCCTGCCGCAGCGCCTGATGACCGTCCAGGTCGCCGGCCTCTACTGGCACCTGGTCGATATCGTCTGGGTGTTCCTCTACCCGATCCTTTATCTGGCCAGGTGA
- a CDS encoding cytochrome C oxidase subunit IV family protein — translation MTGLRPLLLVWLALLALLAATVAASFVLTGPLAMSTAIAIALAKAGLIFWFFMHLHEASGLIRLVAVGALVWLLILFTLTSADYATRFLF, via the coding sequence ATGACCGGCCTGCGCCCGCTGCTCCTGGTCTGGCTGGCCCTGCTGGCCCTCCTGGCCGCGACCGTCGCCGCCAGCTTCGTCCTGACCGGCCCGCTCGCCATGTCGACAGCCATCGCGATCGCCCTGGCCAAGGCCGGGCTGATCTTCTGGTTCTTCATGCACCTGCACGAAGCCAGCGGCCTGATCCGCCTGGTCGCGGTCGGCGCCCTGGTCTGGCTCCTGATCCTGTTCACCCTGACCTCGGCCGACTACGCCACCCGCTTCCTGTTCTGA